A region from the Equus asinus isolate D_3611 breed Donkey unplaced genomic scaffold, EquAss-T2T_v2 contig_3, whole genome shotgun sequence genome encodes:
- the LOC123289597 gene encoding myelin-associated neurite-outgrowth inhibitor-like — MNPIYSPGSSGVPYANAKGIGYPAGFPTGYTAAAPAYSPNMYTGTNPTFQTGYTPGTPYKVSCSPTSGAVPPYSSSPNPYQTAVYPVRSAYPQQSPYAQQGTYCTQPLYAAPPHVIHHTTVVQPNGMPATVYPAPIPPPTGNGVTMGMVAGTTMAMSAGTLLTAHSSTPVTPHRVKVPTYQAPGTPTYSYVPPQW, encoded by the coding sequence atgaatcctatttatagccctggttcttctggggttccctatgcaaatgccaaaggaattggttatccagctggtttccccacGGGCTACACAGCAGCGGCTCCCgcctactcccccaacatgtaCACTGGAACgaaccccaccttccaaacaggttacactcctggcacaccttacaaagtgtcctgttcccccaccagtggggcagtgccaccatactcctcctcccccaacccctaccaGACCGCCGTGTACCCCGTGCGAAGTGCCTACCCCCAGCAGAGCCCATACGCACAGCAAGGCACATACTGCACACAACCCCTGTATGCAGCACCTCCTCACGTCATCCACCACACCACGGTGGTGCAGCCCAATGGCATGCCGGCGACGGTGTACCCTGCACCTATCCCTCCACCTACAGGCAACGGGGTCACCATGGgcatggtggctgggaccacTATGGCGATGTCAGCAGGTACCCTGCTGACTGCCCACTCCTCAACTCCTGTCACCCCTCACCGAGTCAAGGTGCCCACATATCAGGCCCCCGGAACACCCACCTACAGCTACGTGCCCCCTCAGTGGTGA